In one Brienomyrus brachyistius isolate T26 chromosome 12, BBRACH_0.4, whole genome shotgun sequence genomic region, the following are encoded:
- the clp1 gene encoding polyribonucleotide 5'-hydroxyl-kinase Clp1, whose product MTTEGSEKSGEEGVGTSSGSGGGGVRFELEKETELRFEVEAGEKVQLELLSGLAEVFGSELNRNKKYTFGPGSKIAVFTWQGCSVSLTGKTEVAYISKDTPMLLYLNTHAALEQMRQQAERDNERGPRVMVVGPTDVGKSTVCRVLLSYAVRLGRRPTLVELDVGQSAVSVPGTVSALCIERPADVEEGFSVQAPLVFHFGSTTPGTNIKLYNKLTSSLAEVFSQRCEVNRKASVGGCIINTCGWVKGSGYQALVHCASAFEVDVVLVLDQERLYNELKRDLPHFVKVVLLPKSGGVVERSKDCRRETRDEKIREYFYGFRGVSFYPHAFDVRFSDVRIYKIGAPSIPDSCLPLGMSQDDTQLKLVPVTPGRDLTHHVLSVSCMEDEAEASAAGSSSPRRGVLESPVCGFIVVTAVDTQAQVMTVLSPAPRPLPRHTLLIMDIRFIDLK is encoded by the exons ATGACGACGGAAGGTTCCGAGAAATCGGGTGAGGAAGGAGTCGGGACCTCAAGCGGTTCGGGCGGAGGTGGCGTGCGGTTCGAGCTGGAGAAAGAGACCGAGCTACGCTTCGAGGTGGAGGCTGGAGAGAAGGTCCAGCTGGAGCTGCTATCAGGATTGGCCGAGGTCTTCGGCTCAGAGTTAAATCGGAACAAGAAGTACACGTTTGGGCCTGGGTCGAAAATCGCTGTGTTTACCTGGCAGGGCTGCAGCGTGTCACTTACAGGAAAAACTGAG GTGGCCTATATCTCCAAGGACACCCCCATGCTTCTGTACTTGAATACCCATGCTGCACTGGAGCAGATGAGGCAACAAGCTGAGAGGGACAATGAGAGAGGGCCTCGG GTGATGGTGGTAGGTCCCACAGATGTGGGGAAATCCACAGTGTGCCGGGTGCTACTGAGCTACGCCGTGCGGCTGGGGCGACGCCCCACCCTGGTGGAGCTGGACGTGGGGCAGAGCGCT GTGTCCGTCCCTGGCACGGTGTCGGCCCTGTGCATCGAGCGGCCAGCTGATGTGGAAGAGGGCTTCTCCGTCCAGGCCCCATTGGTGTTCCACTTCGGTTCCACCACACCGGGAACTAACATCAAGCTCTACAACAAG CTGACCTCCAGCCTGGCGGAGGTTTTCTCCCAGCGCTGTGAAGTGAACCGGAAGGCCAGCGTGGGCGGCTGCATCATCAACACCTGCGGCTGGGTCAAAGGCTCAGGCTACCAGGCTCTGGTCCACTGCGCCTCGGCGTTCGAGGTGGACGTGGTGCTGGTGCTGGACCAGGAGCGGCTCTACAATGAGCTGAAGCGCGACCTGCCGCACTTTGTCAAGGTCGTCCTGCTGCCCAAGTCGGGCGGGGTGGTGGAGCGCTCCAAGGACTGCCGGCGGGAGACGCGAGACGAGAAGATCCGCGAGTACTTCTATGGGTTCCGCGGGGTCTCCTTCTACCCCCACGCCTTTGACGTGCGCTTCTCGGATGTGCGCATCTACAAGATCGGCGCCCCCTCCATCCCGGATTCCTGTCTGCCCTTGGGGATGTCTCAAGACGACACCCAGCTGAAGCTGGTCCCCGTGACACCGGGGAGGGACCTGACGCACCACGTGCTGAGCGTGAGCTGCATGGAGGACGAGGCGGAAGCGAGCGCGGCTGGGTCATCGAGCCCGAGGAGGGGGGTGCTGGAGAGCCCTGTGTGCGGCTTCATCGTGGTGACGGCCGTGGACACCCAGGCCCAGGTGATGACGGTGCTGTCACCGGCCCCACGCCCCCTGCCCAGACACACACTGCTCATCATGGACATCCGGTTTATTGACCTCAAGTGA
- the selenoh gene encoding selenoprotein H, translating to MPFPVGGARERVLFMRLNMASRSKAAARQKRKASPGGAGEDIKRKKVNEEEMQVEEEGQRIVIEHCKSUQVYRRHAEGVRAALAEARSDLEVQLNPQKPRRNSFEVILFLKGEEVCLWSGLKKGPPRKLKFPDPAVVVSALEEALKSQ from the exons ATGCCGTTTCCGGTCGGAGGAGCGCGCGAGCGCGTTTTGTTTATGCGACTGAATATGGCATCGCGTTCCAAAGCAG CTGCTAGGCAGAAGCGGAAGGCTTCTCCTGGGGGAGCGGGAGAAGACATTAAAAGGAAGAAAGTGAATGAGGAGGAAATGCAGGTGGAAGAGGAGGGGCAGAGGATTGTCATTGAGCACTG TAAAAGCTGACAAGTTTACAGGCGTCATGCGGAGGGGGTGAGAGCTGCCCTTGCGGAAGCCCGCTCTGACTTGGAGGTGCAGCTTAACCCCCAGAAGCCCAGGCGCAACAGCTTTGAGGTCATACTCTTTCTCAAGGGTGAAG AAGTGTGTCTTTGGTCGGGATTGAAGAAAGGACCCCCTCGCAAACTCAAATTCCCTGATCCTGCAGTGGTGGTATCTGCCCTGGAGGAGGCACTGAAGAGTCAGTAA